One Candidatus Planktophila limnetica DNA segment encodes these proteins:
- a CDS encoding chorismate-binding protein — MNAGVEPIFWMGNRFATGLQRVTNDPREITKDGFWAVSISFEGQWTCAKFEHVVESEFPRAQSEFVSSKFASSMDRDAYISYVQAIQEDISNGWVYQVNACRILSATISKDFSLAGLFGSILQNNPAPHASYLRIPGVEIASASPELFLKRRGSTVTSSPIKGTRPTGGADFGSKDTAENVMIVDLIRNDLGQICKDGSIDVPRLLGVEHHPGIDHLVSDVTGELKDNLSWSEIIEPLLAPGSVSGAPKSSAVKIIAKHEKERGIYCGAIGWIQGDACDLAVAIRTFWKESETLKFGTGAGITWASDAASEWEETQLKAERLIKIASGEIS, encoded by the coding sequence CGCAGGGGTTGAACCGATCTTTTGGATGGGTAATCGTTTTGCAACGGGTTTGCAGCGAGTTACCAATGACCCTAGAGAAATAACCAAAGATGGTTTTTGGGCTGTTTCGATTTCTTTTGAAGGCCAATGGACATGTGCCAAATTCGAACACGTTGTTGAATCAGAGTTTCCACGCGCGCAATCCGAGTTTGTTTCTTCGAAGTTTGCCTCATCGATGGATCGCGATGCATACATTTCTTATGTCCAAGCAATTCAAGAAGATATATCTAATGGATGGGTTTATCAGGTAAATGCTTGTCGAATACTGAGTGCAACTATTTCGAAGGATTTTTCTCTTGCAGGTTTATTTGGATCTATTTTGCAAAACAACCCGGCACCGCACGCCAGTTATCTGCGAATTCCAGGTGTTGAAATCGCATCGGCTTCCCCAGAACTCTTCCTCAAACGACGAGGCAGCACAGTTACTTCATCTCCGATCAAAGGCACTCGCCCAACAGGTGGTGCAGATTTTGGAAGTAAGGACACAGCTGAGAACGTAATGATCGTGGATTTAATTAGAAATGATTTAGGACAGATTTGTAAAGATGGATCTATTGATGTTCCTCGATTGTTAGGCGTAGAACATCATCCAGGAATTGATCATTTGGTTTCTGATGTGACAGGAGAACTAAAAGATAATTTATCGTGGAGTGAAATTATCGAACCATTACTCGCTCCTGGATCAGTCAGCGGTGCACCTAAATCCTCTGCTGTGAAGATAATTGCGAAACACGAGAAGGAGCGTGGAATTTACTGTGGTGCAATTGGGTGGATACAAGGTGATGCGTGTGATTTAGCCGTTGCAATCAGAACTTTTTGGAAGGAATCCGAGACTTTAAAATTTGGCACTGGCGCTGGAATAACATGGGCAAGTGATGCGGCATCTGAATGGGAAGAGACGCAGTTGAAGGCAGAGCGACTGATCAAGATTGCTTCAGGTGAGATCTCATGA
- a CDS encoding aminotransferase class IV, whose protein sequence is MKIWLNDCVVDSSGVDLAGDNWPDGFGVFETIKTVGSVPYALNRHMRRALDAGTRVGVELPGEDRVRTAIDQLLAEVKYPIGRLRLLFKQDGTFIATHDSYVELTHNLKLCTYSAHVDIKGVPAKTFPYTSRLEILAAAKQQGCDEAIVINSNHEVCEGAVSNLMFFTDGMWITPPIVQGVLPGVMRALIVENLPVRVRKIDTNDLSHVQAAMVISSLKLAAPVASIDGRVMPDLEVSQLFAQQIREMAIRTSVG, encoded by the coding sequence ATGAAAATTTGGCTAAATGACTGCGTTGTTGACTCCAGTGGAGTTGATCTCGCTGGCGATAATTGGCCAGATGGTTTCGGAGTATTTGAAACGATTAAAACCGTTGGTTCAGTTCCGTATGCGCTCAATCGTCATATGAGACGCGCACTCGACGCGGGCACGCGTGTGGGCGTTGAGTTACCGGGTGAAGATCGAGTGCGCACAGCAATTGATCAATTGTTGGCAGAAGTGAAATATCCAATTGGCCGCTTGCGATTACTCTTTAAGCAAGACGGCACCTTTATAGCAACGCATGATTCATATGTTGAGTTAACTCATAATTTAAAGCTTTGCACGTATTCAGCACATGTCGATATCAAAGGTGTTCCCGCAAAAACTTTTCCATATACGTCGCGTTTGGAGATCTTGGCTGCAGCAAAGCAACAGGGATGCGATGAAGCGATAGTGATAAATAGCAATCATGAAGTATGCGAAGGCGCAGTTTCTAATCTGATGTTTTTCACAGATGGAATGTGGATTACTCCGCCAATTGTTCAAGGCGTATTGCCTGGGGTAATGCGTGCGTTAATTGTTGAAAATTTGCCGGTAAGGGTGCGAAAGATAGACACCAATGATCTCTCGCATGTCCAGGCCGCCATGGTGATTTCAAGTTTAAAACTTGCAGCACCTGTTGCAAGCATTGATGGGCGAGTGATGCCAGATTTAGAAGTTAGTCAATTATTTGCGCAACAAATCCGAGAAATGGCCATACGGACTTCGGTAGGCTAG
- the thrS gene encoding threonine--tRNA ligase translates to MSELSIIVDGVAVNVAADQKPTHIFAERKDVVVCKINGELKDLWTDIVSGDVIDSVSISSPEGLAVLRHSAAHVMAQAVQSVFEGTRLGIGPPITDGFYYDFDPERPFNPDDFEKIESAMRKIVKDGQRFKRRVTTEKDALKELAHEPYKCELIGLKSGAGDEASVEVGGAELTIYDNLGRDGQAVWSDLCRGPHLPSTKHIPAFKLMRSAAAYWRGSEKNPMLQRIYGTAWPTQDELNAHLELLAEAEKRDHRRLGNELDLFSFPEEIGSGLAVFHPKGGIVRRAMEDYSRIRHEEEGYEFVYSPHLTKAALFETSGHLDWYSEGMYPPMILDEEHHPDGTVKKAGQQYYMKPMNCPFHNLIFRARGRSYRELPLRLFEFGTVYRYEKSGVMHGLTRARGFTQDDAHIYCTKEQMPAELDSLLTFVLNLLRDYGLNDFYLELSTRNPEKSVGEDKDWAEATEALRKAAEAQKLELVLDEGGAAFYGPKISVQAKDAIGRTWQMSTIQVDFQLPQRFELEYSAADGTRQRPVMIHRALFGSIERFFGVLTEHYSGAFPPWLAPLQAVGIPVADAFADYLTDVMMQMKKAGIRAELDASDDRMQKKVRNAQMQKVPFMVIAGEEDQKAGAVSFRYRNGEQKNGIPIADAIKEIKDAVAKRIQV, encoded by the coding sequence ATGTCCGAGCTCTCAATCATCGTTGATGGCGTTGCCGTCAACGTTGCGGCAGATCAAAAACCAACTCATATTTTTGCTGAGCGCAAAGATGTAGTTGTGTGCAAAATAAATGGTGAACTCAAAGATCTTTGGACCGACATTGTTTCCGGAGATGTCATTGATTCTGTATCGATTTCATCGCCCGAAGGATTAGCAGTGCTTCGCCATTCAGCTGCTCACGTGATGGCACAAGCGGTCCAGAGTGTTTTTGAAGGAACTCGATTAGGAATTGGGCCACCAATTACAGATGGTTTTTACTACGACTTTGATCCAGAACGTCCATTTAACCCAGATGATTTTGAAAAAATCGAATCTGCAATGCGCAAGATTGTTAAAGATGGTCAAAGATTTAAGCGACGCGTTACAACAGAAAAAGATGCTCTCAAGGAACTCGCTCACGAGCCGTATAAGTGCGAACTTATTGGTTTGAAATCTGGCGCCGGCGATGAGGCAAGTGTTGAAGTGGGTGGGGCTGAACTAACTATTTATGACAATTTAGGTCGCGATGGGCAAGCGGTGTGGAGTGATTTATGTCGAGGCCCACACCTGCCATCTACAAAACATATTCCTGCATTTAAGTTGATGAGAAGCGCTGCCGCATATTGGCGTGGTTCTGAAAAAAATCCAATGCTGCAAAGAATTTATGGCACAGCATGGCCTACCCAGGATGAATTAAATGCTCACCTTGAATTATTAGCAGAGGCTGAAAAACGCGATCACCGTCGACTCGGAAATGAACTAGATCTATTTTCATTCCCAGAAGAAATTGGTTCCGGCTTAGCTGTATTTCATCCTAAGGGCGGCATTGTGCGCCGTGCGATGGAAGATTATTCGCGCATTCGCCATGAGGAAGAAGGCTATGAATTCGTTTATTCACCGCACTTAACAAAAGCTGCCCTCTTTGAAACTTCTGGTCACTTGGATTGGTATTCAGAAGGAATGTATCCACCAATGATTTTGGATGAAGAACACCATCCGGATGGAACGGTTAAAAAGGCTGGACAGCAGTACTACATGAAACCTATGAATTGCCCTTTCCATAATTTGATTTTCCGCGCACGGGGACGTTCTTATCGCGAATTACCACTTCGTTTATTTGAATTTGGAACTGTCTATCGCTACGAAAAATCGGGCGTGATGCATGGCTTAACCCGTGCTCGCGGCTTCACTCAAGATGATGCGCATATTTATTGCACAAAAGAGCAGATGCCTGCAGAGCTCGATTCTTTATTAACTTTCGTACTTAATTTATTGCGCGATTACGGCCTCAACGATTTTTATCTCGAACTATCTACTCGCAATCCAGAGAAATCTGTGGGCGAAGATAAAGATTGGGCTGAGGCGACTGAAGCGCTTCGTAAAGCCGCCGAAGCACAAAAATTAGAGTTAGTACTTGATGAAGGTGGCGCAGCATTTTATGGACCAAAGATTTCCGTGCAAGCAAAAGATGCCATTGGGCGCACATGGCAGATGTCAACGATCCAAGTTGATTTTCAATTGCCACAACGATTTGAACTCGAATACTCAGCAGCAGATGGAACACGTCAGCGCCCTGTAATGATTCACCGTGCACTCTTTGGTTCTATTGAACGATTCTTCGGCGTTTTAACAGAGCATTACTCTGGCGCATTTCCACCATGGCTTGCTCCTTTACAAGCAGTTGGAATTCCAGTGGCCGATGCATTCGCGGATTACTTAACCGATGTAATGATGCAGATGAAGAAAGCTGGCATTCGCGCCGAACTCGATGCATCCGATGATCGCATGCAGAAAAAAGTTCGAAATGCACAAATGCAGAAGGTTCCTTTTATGGTTATTGCCGGAGAAGAAGATCAAAAAGCTGGCGCAGTTTCATTTAGATATAGAAATGGCGAACAGAAAAATGGTATTCCTATTGCCGATGCGATCAAAGAGATTAAAGACGCGGTAGCAAAGCGAATACAGGTTTAA
- a CDS encoding HIT family protein — MHLEGGAGIPDAWSRLWAPHRMDYLKGENRPLEGNSVACPFCTIASLSDEEGLIVHRGKTAYVVMNLYPYNAGHLLICAYRHVADLTDLTEIERNEITFLSAQAMKTLRKVSNAAGFNLGMNQGALSGAGVAEHIHQHVVPRWGGDANFMPIIGQTKVLPQLLAQTRSDLAAGWVKD; from the coding sequence ATGCATTTAGAAGGTGGAGCAGGAATTCCTGATGCATGGTCGCGTTTGTGGGCCCCGCACCGCATGGATTATTTAAAAGGTGAAAACAGGCCACTTGAAGGAAATAGCGTTGCATGTCCTTTCTGCACAATTGCCTCGCTAAGTGATGAAGAAGGATTAATTGTTCATCGTGGTAAAACTGCCTACGTTGTCATGAATTTATATCCCTATAACGCGGGCCACTTACTCATTTGTGCTTATCGCCACGTTGCTGATTTAACTGATTTAACGGAAATCGAACGAAACGAAATTACATTCTTAAGCGCGCAGGCAATGAAAACCTTGCGCAAGGTTTCAAACGCTGCCGGTTTTAATCTTGGAATGAATCAAGGGGCGCTATCGGGCGCTGGAGTCGCAGAACATATTCACCAACACGTTGTTCCTCGTTGGGGAGGCGATGCCAACTTCATGCCAATAATTGGTCAAACAAAAGTCTTGCCACAGTTATTGGCTCAAACACGTAGCGACTTAGCTGCAGGATGGGTTAAGGATTAA
- the pgsA gene encoding phosphatidylinositol phosphate synthase — protein MISEVLKPAVTRIISPVARFFLRIGLTPNAVTAIGAISVVISALYFFPQGEFFVGTLVITFFMLSDLFDGAMARISSQGASKWGAFLDSTVDRISDSAVLCGVAIYLIREDDQLSIIYLVCLVTGMLIPYIRAKAESMNIACSGGIAERTERAIIVLVGTGFHGLGVPYALSMSAWLLAILGVVTTFQRLIIVKRAI, from the coding sequence ATGATTAGCGAAGTTTTAAAACCTGCGGTCACGCGAATTATTTCTCCGGTGGCCCGATTCTTCCTACGAATCGGATTAACACCTAATGCAGTCACTGCAATTGGAGCTATAAGCGTTGTAATCAGCGCGCTCTACTTCTTTCCTCAAGGAGAGTTTTTTGTCGGAACGCTAGTTATTACTTTTTTCATGCTCAGCGATCTTTTTGATGGAGCGATGGCTCGGATTAGTTCACAAGGCGCGAGCAAATGGGGCGCTTTTTTGGATTCAACAGTAGACAGAATTTCTGATTCAGCAGTTCTCTGTGGCGTGGCAATTTATTTAATCCGAGAAGATGATCAACTTTCAATCATTTATTTAGTGTGCCTTGTCACCGGAATGCTCATTCCATACATTCGAGCAAAAGCTGAGAGCATGAATATCGCATGTAGTGGCGGCATAGCCGAACGCACAGAAAGAGCAATCATTGTTTTAGTTGGTACAGGATTTCATGGTTTAGGAGTGCCATACGCACTTTCGATGAGTGCATGGTTGCTTGCAATACTTGGTGTAGTTACAACATTTCAGCGATTAATTATTGTAAAACGCGCGATTTAA
- a CDS encoding phosphatidylinositol mannoside acyltransferase gives MKESLIGWVYIFAWKILRALPESTAYSLFDQGARFLVKRNPKSVARLRSNLARVKPEATESEMQALLQDAMSSYMRYWCDTFRFPNWSKERINSTVTVTRENLLLDAITSGRGVIVSLPHAGNWDHAGAYFCLKGIHLVTVAERLKPERLFLEFLRYRQAMGMEVLALDSRSIVTLAQRLREGHLVALVSDRDLSKSGVDVNFFGHPARMPAGPAVLAIKTGAILVTAFVNYTERGIHITFDEIKVPSEGTQEEKVSIIVQKSADNFAHGISKYPQDWHMLQRIWIDEDFKERM, from the coding sequence ATGAAAGAAAGTCTCATCGGCTGGGTATATATCTTCGCATGGAAAATATTGCGTGCCTTGCCCGAATCAACGGCATATTCACTCTTTGATCAAGGCGCACGATTTTTAGTAAAGCGAAATCCAAAGAGCGTTGCGCGCTTGCGAAGTAACTTGGCCCGCGTAAAGCCAGAAGCTACAGAATCCGAGATGCAGGCACTTCTTCAAGACGCCATGTCTTCATATATGCGGTATTGGTGTGACACTTTCAGATTTCCAAATTGGAGTAAGGAACGTATAAATTCCACAGTAACTGTGACACGAGAAAACTTACTACTAGATGCAATCACAAGTGGACGTGGAGTTATCGTCTCGCTACCTCACGCTGGAAACTGGGATCACGCTGGTGCATATTTTTGCCTTAAAGGAATACATCTTGTAACTGTTGCCGAACGGCTTAAACCTGAAAGATTATTTCTTGAATTTCTTCGTTACAGACAAGCAATGGGTATGGAAGTACTTGCACTTGATTCCAGGTCAATTGTCACGTTGGCACAAAGGTTAAGAGAGGGACATCTCGTAGCCCTCGTTTCAGACCGGGATCTTTCAAAATCTGGAGTCGATGTTAACTTCTTTGGACACCCTGCTCGCATGCCCGCAGGTCCTGCCGTATTAGCAATAAAGACGGGCGCGATTCTTGTGACAGCTTTTGTAAATTACACAGAGCGTGGAATTCATATTACTTTTGATGAAATCAAAGTTCCGAGCGAAGGAACTCAAGAAGAAAAAGTTTCAATCATTGTTCAAAAATCAGCCGATAATTTTGCACACGGTATTAGTAAATATCCGCAGGACTGGCACATGCTTCAAAGAATTTGGATCGATGAAGATTTTAAGGAGCGAATGTAA
- a CDS encoding glycosyltransferase family 4 protein encodes MLTRSLKIGIVCPYGWDTPGGVQNHVRDLAEYLIAAGHDISVLAPVIDESKIPSYVTSAGKPIAIPYNGAVARVLFGPIAFARVRQWIAQGNFDILHLHEPAIPSISLLACWAAEGPMVGTFHAAAKRQKAIFAIGPILEPVIEKLSARIAVSEAARATLTEHLETDAVVIPNGIYADRYRDGVAQGQWQRNTLGFIGRFEEPRKGLSVLVDALPIISRFAPDVRVFVAGPGDTKDVIESIDPQLRSRFTFLGKISEQDKANFLASISLYIAPNTGGESFGIILAEALAGGATVVASDIPAFDSLLNHGEFGELFESESSTDLAKRVIDLLRDDERRIALGKAGKKHAQQFDWKVVADQIFSIYEMSLVSGEKVRLTSENRAWSRFIGRDQRGDA; translated from the coding sequence ATGCTTACTCGTTCGCTCAAAATAGGCATTGTTTGTCCATATGGCTGGGATACACCAGGTGGCGTGCAAAATCACGTGCGAGATTTGGCTGAGTACTTAATTGCTGCGGGCCATGACATTTCAGTGTTGGCACCAGTGATTGATGAATCCAAAATTCCTAGTTATGTAACTAGTGCTGGTAAGCCGATTGCAATTCCATATAACGGGGCTGTCGCGCGAGTTCTTTTTGGACCAATTGCCTTTGCGCGAGTTCGCCAATGGATAGCACAAGGAAATTTTGACATTCTTCATTTACACGAGCCGGCCATTCCTTCAATTTCATTGCTGGCGTGCTGGGCTGCAGAAGGACCAATGGTGGGAACTTTTCATGCTGCAGCCAAGAGACAAAAAGCAATATTTGCAATTGGCCCGATTTTGGAACCAGTTATTGAAAAACTATCTGCGCGTATTGCTGTTAGCGAAGCAGCTCGTGCCACTCTTACTGAACACCTTGAAACTGACGCAGTTGTTATTCCTAATGGAATTTACGCCGATCGATATAGAGATGGTGTTGCACAAGGGCAGTGGCAGAGGAATACCTTGGGTTTCATTGGCCGATTTGAAGAACCTCGCAAAGGGCTTTCGGTTTTAGTAGATGCCCTGCCAATTATTTCTAGATTCGCACCAGATGTTCGAGTATTTGTGGCAGGACCTGGTGACACCAAAGATGTTATCGAATCCATTGATCCGCAGCTGCGTTCTCGTTTTACTTTTCTAGGAAAGATCTCCGAACAAGATAAGGCTAATTTTCTGGCTTCAATTTCACTTTATATCGCACCAAACACCGGGGGAGAGTCGTTCGGAATTATTTTGGCGGAAGCCCTAGCAGGAGGCGCCACAGTTGTTGCAAGTGACATTCCAGCATTTGACTCACTCTTAAATCATGGAGAGTTCGGTGAATTATTTGAATCCGAAAGCTCTACAGATTTGGCCAAACGAGTCATTGATTTATTGCGAGATGATGAACGTAGGATCGCACTAGGTAAGGCAGGCAAAAAACACGCCCAACAATTTGATTGGAAAGTTGTTGCAGATCAAATTTTTTCAATCTATGAAATGTCACTAGTAAGTGGTGAAAAAGTTCGCCTTACATCAGAAAACCGAGCGTGGAGTAGATTTATTGGACGAGATCAACGAGGGGATGCATAA
- a CDS encoding DUF3048 domain-containing protein: MFSKTRSLFVFAAYAAVLSTAGCASISQSVSELISDPVQTNVLSGREGENGPVLVVKIDDTANARPQVGLEFADVVYIEQVEGGLTRLAAVFSSNIPARIGPVRSARISDIDLLAQYGHVAFGYSGAQQKLLPVIASAKLSDVGAMKRGPTYYETDPNRIQPYAMFLNARTLMANEVSKATVIDPARNVGWNFSDELENEGFEITDVTMHWPAQKYSARWDSVSSRWLLSVNSLPDLSDSGKNLGPTTLVIQLVSITPSEYGDKFGGNTPLSQTVGTGKAYVLRDGTVIQATWNRPDVLSPTTWTDATGAEVKFAPGQVWVALTDKEPDFTRKPASAPTPTSK, from the coding sequence ATGTTCTCTAAAACACGATCCTTATTTGTTTTTGCGGCTTACGCTGCAGTCTTAAGCACGGCCGGTTGCGCTTCCATCTCACAGAGTGTTTCTGAATTGATTTCAGATCCAGTTCAAACCAATGTGCTCAGTGGTCGAGAAGGAGAGAATGGTCCGGTACTTGTAGTCAAAATTGATGACACAGCAAATGCTCGTCCTCAGGTTGGCTTGGAGTTCGCAGATGTTGTTTACATCGAACAAGTAGAAGGTGGCCTCACAAGATTGGCAGCAGTGTTTTCATCGAATATCCCAGCACGGATCGGTCCTGTGCGCAGTGCGCGTATTAGCGATATCGATCTGCTTGCGCAGTACGGTCATGTGGCATTTGGATACAGTGGGGCTCAACAAAAATTACTTCCAGTAATCGCTTCTGCAAAGCTCTCTGATGTTGGTGCGATGAAGCGCGGTCCTACTTATTATGAAACAGATCCGAACCGAATTCAGCCCTATGCCATGTTTCTGAATGCACGAACGTTGATGGCAAATGAAGTAAGCAAAGCCACCGTGATTGATCCAGCCAGAAACGTTGGGTGGAATTTTTCAGATGAATTGGAAAATGAGGGTTTTGAAATCACCGATGTAACAATGCATTGGCCCGCTCAGAAATATTCTGCCCGCTGGGATAGTGTGAGCAGCCGATGGTTATTAAGTGTTAATTCACTTCCTGATCTTTCAGATTCTGGAAAAAACCTAGGTCCAACAACTTTAGTAATTCAACTAGTTTCCATTACCCCTTCTGAGTACGGAGATAAGTTCGGCGGAAATACACCGTTGTCACAAACAGTAGGAACAGGAAAGGCATACGTTTTGCGCGATGGCACTGTGATTCAAGCAACATGGAATCGCCCAGATGTTTTATCGCCAACAACGTGGACAGATGCAACTGGGGCAGAAGTAAAGTTCGCACCGGGACAAGTGTGGGTAGCCCTTACCGATAAAGAGCCAGATTTCACGCGCAAACCTGCCAGCGCGCCAACTCCAACTTCAAAGTAG
- the pdxS gene encoding pyridoxal 5'-phosphate synthase lyase subunit PdxS, translating to MAQESGTSRVKRGMAEMLKGGVIMDVVNVEQAKIAEDAGAVAVMALERVPADIRAQGGVARMSDPDMIAAIQAAVSIPVMAKARIGHFVEAQILQSLGVDYIDESEVLTPTDYANHINKWDFTIPFVCGATNLGEALRRINEGAAMIRSKGEAGTGDVSNAMTHMRQIGGEIRRLTSMREDELYVAAKEMQAPFDLVKEVAANGKLPVVLFTAGGIATPADAALMMQMGADGVFIGSGIFKSGDPKRRAEACVKATTFYNDPKVVGDASRGLGEAMVGINVADLPAPHRLSERGW from the coding sequence ATGGCACAGGAAAGCGGAACATCACGCGTTAAACGCGGTATGGCAGAGATGCTTAAGGGCGGCGTCATCATGGACGTTGTCAATGTTGAACAAGCAAAAATTGCCGAAGATGCTGGCGCTGTGGCTGTTATGGCACTTGAAAGAGTTCCGGCAGATATTCGCGCACAAGGTGGAGTAGCGCGTATGTCAGATCCCGACATGATTGCTGCGATTCAAGCAGCAGTGTCAATTCCTGTAATGGCTAAAGCTCGCATCGGACACTTTGTTGAAGCACAAATTCTTCAAAGCTTAGGTGTTGATTACATCGATGAATCTGAAGTTCTTACTCCAACTGATTACGCCAATCACATTAACAAGTGGGATTTCACTATTCCTTTTGTTTGTGGCGCAACAAATTTAGGTGAGGCACTTCGTCGTATCAATGAAGGTGCGGCGATGATTCGCTCTAAGGGCGAGGCTGGCACTGGCGATGTTTCAAATGCGATGACACACATGCGCCAAATAGGTGGAGAAATTCGTCGCCTAACTTCTATGCGAGAAGATGAACTCTATGTCGCTGCTAAAGAGATGCAGGCTCCATTTGATTTAGTGAAAGAAGTTGCTGCCAATGGAAAACTTCCAGTTGTGCTATTTACAGCAGGTGGCATTGCAACTCCAGCGGATGCGGCCCTGATGATGCAGATGGGCGCTGATGGCGTTTTCATCGGTTCAGGAATCTTCAAATCTGGAGATCCAAAACGACGTGCAGAAGCATGCGTAAAGGCAACTACTTTTTACAATGATCCTAAAGTTGTTGGAGACGCGTCACGCGGACTCGGTGAAGCAATGGTTGGAATTAACGTGGCAGATCTTCCAGCACCGCATCGCCTCTCTGAACGCGGTTGGTAG
- the pdxT gene encoding pyridoxal 5'-phosphate synthase glutaminase subunit PdxT, whose protein sequence is MHVGVLALQGDFREHLMALTQCAVQGVEVRTAAELEKIDALIIPGGESTTIVSLAKTFAIFEPIKKRIAAGMPTYGSCAGMIMLADHIVAAKEGQETFGGIDITVRRNAFGRQVDSFESDVLAPAISASPIRAIFIRAPWVEKVGKNVEVLASIEGADGVSHPVAVRQGHLLATAFHPEITDDYSVHRYFLEKVCS, encoded by the coding sequence TTGCACGTTGGCGTTTTAGCTTTACAAGGTGATTTTCGCGAACACTTAATGGCTTTAACGCAGTGCGCAGTTCAAGGCGTTGAGGTTAGAACTGCGGCGGAGTTAGAAAAAATCGACGCACTGATTATCCCGGGTGGGGAATCAACCACGATTGTTTCTCTTGCCAAAACATTTGCAATATTTGAACCAATTAAGAAGCGAATTGCAGCAGGCATGCCAACCTATGGTTCTTGTGCGGGAATGATTATGTTGGCAGATCACATTGTCGCTGCAAAAGAAGGACAAGAAACTTTTGGCGGAATTGATATAACTGTTCGCCGCAATGCTTTTGGTCGCCAAGTTGATTCATTTGAAAGCGATGTTTTAGCTCCTGCAATTTCTGCTTCCCCTATACGCGCAATATTTATTAGAGCGCCATGGGTTGAAAAAGTTGGCAAAAACGTCGAGGTCTTAGCGAGCATCGAGGGCGCCGACGGGGTGTCTCATCCAGTTGCTGTGCGTCAGGGACATTTATTGGCCACAGCTTTTCATCCTGAAATCACTGATGACTACAGCGTTCATAGGTATTTTCTCGAAAAAGTTTGCTCATAG
- a CDS encoding YebC/PmpR family DNA-binding transcriptional regulator, translated as MSGHSKWATTKHKKAVIDGRRAKNFAKLIKAIEVASRNGGPDMDGNPTLFDAVAKAKKNSMPADNIDRAIKRGAGLESGGADWQTIMYEGYGPHGVAIMIECLSDNRNRAASEVRVAVTRNGGSMADPGSVSYLFHRKGLIIVNKASGATEESILEAVLEAGAQEVNDNGDAFEIVCEASDLVTARTALQSAGIDYESADSSFIPSMTIDLDGESATKVFELIDAIEELDDVQNVFSNADVSDEVMASLA; from the coding sequence ATGTCCGGCCATTCCAAGTGGGCAACTACAAAGCATAAAAAGGCTGTCATCGATGGTCGTCGTGCTAAGAATTTTGCAAAGTTGATTAAAGCAATCGAAGTTGCCTCGCGTAATGGTGGACCAGACATGGATGGCAACCCAACACTTTTTGACGCTGTTGCAAAGGCAAAGAAGAATTCAATGCCGGCAGACAATATTGATCGTGCCATCAAACGTGGTGCTGGACTTGAATCTGGTGGCGCTGATTGGCAAACAATTATGTATGAAGGTTACGGACCACATGGTGTTGCAATCATGATTGAATGTTTATCAGATAACAGAAATCGCGCTGCATCTGAAGTCCGTGTTGCTGTTACACGCAATGGTGGCTCGATGGCAGATCCGGGTTCAGTGTCATATTTGTTCCACCGCAAAGGTTTGATCATTGTCAATAAAGCATCAGGGGCAACTGAAGAATCTATTCTTGAAGCAGTTCTAGAAGCCGGTGCCCAAGAGGTAAACGATAATGGCGATGCTTTTGAAATTGTGTGCGAAGCAAGTGATCTAGTCACAGCGCGCACTGCACTGCAAAGCGCTGGAATTGATTACGAATCTGCGGATTCTTCTTTCATCCCATCTATGACTATTGATTTAGATGGCGAATCAGCGACGAAAGTATTCGAACTAATTGATGCGATCGAAGAGCTAGACGATGTGCAAAATGTCTTCAGTAACGCTGATGTATCAGATGAAGTAATGGCGAGCCTGGCTTAA